One segment of Leptospira fletcheri DNA contains the following:
- a CDS encoding PQQ-dependent sugar dehydrogenase has protein sequence MILRNTGILVLRLLLLGMICMYVSDIGAEKRKIRTAGAKPNWSDISWIQVASGFKEPTDLQFLPGSDSKLVVLEKKGRIWLFDLKTKEKTLVADFVGNVETRSEEGLLGLAFSPDFARNRSFYANVVSKEAGKDQTLILEFEWKNERILTWKDRKRVLLRVDQPYSNHNAGQLAFGPDGKLYIGFGDGGAANDPLLQGQNPSTFLGSLIRIEPNSESSGPPYRIPKDNPYLNKPGFLPEVWAYGLRNPWRFSFDRKTGELYLADVGQNEFEEIDLIVKGGNYGWNIKEGFHCFRNNQDCQKPGILDPIYEYDHKTGQSITGGYVYRGEQLPILEGKYIFADFVSGKIWALQKNPEGKTNVREIASLGMSISTFGQDASGEMYFADFSVGNIYQLVKKN, from the coding sequence ATGATTTTGCGGAATACCGGTATTTTGGTTCTCCGTTTGCTTCTTCTCGGAATGATCTGCATGTACGTTTCAGACATCGGCGCGGAAAAACGAAAGATCCGTACTGCGGGCGCCAAGCCGAACTGGTCGGATATTTCTTGGATCCAAGTCGCCTCCGGATTCAAGGAACCCACGGATTTACAATTTCTTCCCGGCTCAGACTCCAAGTTGGTTGTACTGGAAAAAAAGGGGAGGATCTGGCTCTTCGATCTAAAAACGAAAGAAAAGACTTTGGTTGCGGACTTCGTGGGGAATGTGGAAACGAGATCCGAAGAGGGTTTGCTCGGACTGGCCTTTTCTCCCGATTTCGCCCGAAATCGGTCCTTCTATGCCAACGTAGTCTCCAAGGAAGCGGGGAAGGACCAAACCTTGATTCTAGAATTCGAATGGAAGAACGAACGAATCCTGACTTGGAAGGATCGAAAACGGGTTTTACTCAGAGTCGATCAACCTTATTCCAACCACAATGCGGGACAGTTAGCGTTCGGGCCTGACGGAAAATTGTACATAGGTTTCGGAGACGGCGGAGCGGCAAACGATCCATTATTGCAGGGACAAAATCCGTCTACGTTTTTGGGAAGTCTCATCCGGATCGAACCGAATTCGGAAAGCTCAGGGCCGCCTTACAGAATTCCGAAAGACAATCCTTATCTGAATAAGCCCGGCTTTCTTCCCGAGGTTTGGGCGTACGGACTTCGAAACCCTTGGAGGTTCTCTTTCGATCGTAAAACGGGAGAATTGTATCTCGCAGATGTGGGACAAAATGAATTCGAAGAAATCGACCTGATCGTAAAAGGAGGCAACTACGGATGGAACATCAAAGAAGGTTTCCATTGTTTTCGGAACAACCAGGATTGCCAAAAGCCCGGAATCTTGGATCCGATCTATGAATACGATCACAAGACCGGTCAGTCTATCACAGGCGGCTATGTGTACAGAGGGGAGCAACTTCCGATTTTAGAAGGGAAATATATTTTCGCAGATTTCGTTTCCGGCAAAATTTGGGCTCTGCAAAAGAATCCGGAAGGAAAAACGAACGTTCGAGAAATCGCAAGTCTCGGAATGTCGATCAGCACATTCGGCCAAGACGCATCGGGCGAGATGTATTTTGCCGATTTTAGCGTAGGAAATATTTATCAATTGGTAAAAAAAAATTGA
- the lipA gene encoding lipoyl synthase, whose product MNPLKKKPRTASNLQAPEKPDWLKVRLPFREKNNPVGFVRESLDAKGLHTVCESASCPNLNHCWSRKTATYMLGGDICTRRCAYCDVAFGKPFALDPEEPLHVAESAAALGLRHVVITSVNRDDLPDGGANHYKRTVELIRAMLPECKIELLVPDFKAKAENLEIIYSCKPDILNHNIETVKKLFPEIAPAKRYDRSLEVLKHASDRGFLTKSGLILGLGESKEEIREALTDLRNSGVQMVTLGQYLQPTPSHHPVKEYVSPEVFRELKEYGLGLGFRNVFSGPLVRSSYHADEQISWNGN is encoded by the coding sequence GTGAACCCTCTCAAGAAAAAACCCAGAACCGCGTCCAATCTCCAGGCGCCAGAAAAACCGGATTGGTTGAAGGTGAGGCTCCCTTTCCGGGAAAAAAACAATCCCGTAGGTTTCGTTCGGGAATCCTTGGATGCCAAAGGGTTGCATACTGTCTGCGAAAGCGCCTCTTGCCCGAACCTAAACCATTGTTGGTCTAGAAAGACCGCTACATATATGCTCGGGGGAGATATTTGCACGAGAAGGTGTGCCTATTGCGACGTCGCTTTCGGAAAGCCCTTCGCCTTGGATCCGGAGGAACCTTTGCATGTTGCGGAATCCGCGGCGGCTCTAGGTTTACGACATGTGGTGATCACTTCGGTAAACCGGGACGATTTGCCCGACGGAGGAGCGAACCATTATAAGAGAACGGTGGAGCTGATCCGAGCAATGCTTCCGGAATGTAAGATCGAGCTATTGGTTCCGGATTTCAAAGCAAAGGCGGAAAATCTAGAAATCATCTATTCTTGTAAACCGGACATTTTGAACCATAATATAGAAACTGTAAAAAAATTATTTCCAGAGATCGCACCCGCAAAACGGTACGATCGCTCCCTGGAAGTATTGAAACATGCCTCCGATAGAGGCTTTTTGACGAAGAGCGGTCTGATCTTGGGGTTGGGGGAATCGAAGGAAGAAATTCGGGAAGCTCTTACGGATTTGCGGAATTCCGGCGTCCAGATGGTGACCTTGGGACAATACCTTCAACCGACTCCTTCTCACCATCCGGTAAAAGAATATGTTTCTCCGGAAGTTTTTCGGGAACTAAAAGAATACGGGCTCGGCCTTGGATTTCGGAACGTCTTTTCTGGCCCTTTGGTTAGAAGCTCCTACCACGCCGACGAACAGATCTCATGGAACGGGAACTAA
- a CDS encoding MBOAT family O-acyltransferase, which translates to MNFTSLEFLFFFGAVFFIYWNLPDTWKRHFLILASSVFYGFSSCPFLIHLWIVISINWLLLRFFLQKKWYLPVSIGFNVLNLAFFKYFYFLTDLIGIAFGIPELQNKTGLDALFSKALGWAGFEVVLPLTISYYTFQLISLAVDRKKGTIESDVTFSSLLSFVLLFPVMIAGPILRFNDVSSQFSSPKMSREDMTDGLWLLLFGVLKKSVLSVLMTGSIFPVFGEPAVFSGWALLRTIYFFAIYLYLDFSGLTDIARGLGKLLGLQLPQNFKAPFFMNGFGDFWRRWHLTFSFWIRDYLYIPLGGSRQGTIRTCLNYLVAFGIGGLWHGANTNYLLWGLFTGAYLSAERVFKDFGIKLFPEIPYLKRAVTYLFVLHVYCISWILFFTPDVKTAFHAVARIFTWASGQDFPNAEPCVFALFIAMLFHCSEEWPEKFRFSERTKSILLPIAWILVLAALPNGNADFFYGQF; encoded by the coding sequence ATGAATTTTACTAGTTTAGAATTTTTATTCTTTTTCGGGGCGGTTTTTTTCATTTATTGGAATCTTCCCGATACTTGGAAACGTCATTTTCTGATTTTGGCTTCCTCCGTTTTTTACGGGTTTTCCTCTTGCCCTTTTTTAATCCACTTATGGATCGTCATCTCGATCAATTGGCTTCTACTTCGCTTCTTTCTACAAAAAAAATGGTACTTACCGGTTTCCATCGGGTTCAACGTACTCAACCTGGCCTTTTTTAAATATTTCTATTTTTTAACGGACCTGATCGGCATCGCATTCGGAATCCCCGAACTTCAGAATAAAACCGGTTTGGACGCTCTTTTTTCCAAGGCGCTCGGATGGGCAGGATTCGAAGTGGTTCTTCCCCTTACGATCAGTTATTATACCTTCCAATTGATCTCTTTGGCGGTGGATCGAAAGAAAGGAACCATAGAATCGGATGTTACGTTTTCCTCTTTGTTATCCTTCGTCCTACTCTTTCCAGTAATGATCGCGGGCCCCATACTCAGGTTCAACGACGTATCCTCGCAATTCTCCTCTCCTAAAATGTCTCGGGAAGACATGACCGACGGTCTTTGGTTGCTCCTATTCGGGGTTTTGAAAAAATCGGTGCTCTCCGTACTCATGACCGGGTCGATTTTCCCGGTATTCGGCGAGCCGGCGGTCTTTTCCGGCTGGGCTTTGCTACGTACGATCTACTTTTTCGCGATCTATCTATATCTGGACTTTTCCGGTCTTACGGACATCGCCAGGGGTTTAGGAAAGTTATTGGGATTACAGCTCCCCCAGAATTTCAAGGCGCCGTTTTTCATGAACGGGTTCGGAGATTTCTGGAGACGTTGGCACCTCACTTTTTCCTTTTGGATCCGCGATTATCTCTATATTCCGTTAGGAGGATCTAGGCAGGGGACGATCCGGACCTGTCTCAATTATTTGGTAGCGTTCGGAATTGGAGGGCTGTGGCACGGAGCCAATACGAATTATCTTCTTTGGGGTTTGTTTACCGGCGCCTATCTTTCCGCGGAGAGAGTGTTTAAGGATTTCGGAATCAAGCTGTTTCCCGAGATCCCGTATCTCAAGAGAGCCGTTACATATTTGTTCGTTCTCCACGTTTATTGTATTTCTTGGATTCTTTTTTTCACTCCGGACGTAAAGACTGCCTTTCATGCGGTTGCACGCATTTTTACTTGGGCATCCGGGCAGGATTTTCCGAATGCGGAGCCTTGCGTCTTCGCGCTATTCATAGCGATGCTGTTCCATTGTTCCGAAGAGTGGCCGGAAAAATTCCGCTTTTCGGAAAGGACTAAGTCGATTCTGCTTCCGATCGCTTGGATTCTCGTCTTGGCCGCACTACCGAACGGGAATGCGGACTTCTTTTACGGACAATTTTAA
- a CDS encoding lipoprotein LipL45 yields MKNYISVASAVLAIGLLASGACKKPAEKAETASAKQSEPTAVIVFSIGESKIQHADLTEEKAGLGASLKSGDKLVTKAKAKVDIQFADGSAIRISENSQLEFATLALNAKGNTDTRLALVSGKVFAKVNKASKDDQFSVITPTAIAGVRGTSFLVDRTKPDKSVIKVLEGSVAVSPRVKALEGLSDEEIDANAGLKKVKESLEKAEIVLEKNESSLVKASDKAFGTNDTAKVAALDKDIPKAVTKLNGAGISKSEEQEINTIVTVDKGTADKIVKLNEENASGKLDEKSAAVNEAERKKVEEELAKRQEEELKRFKNVLVSAPKDLKTKQDLVNYYEKLEKIVMADGTSFIGAIVDQQGSTMIVHTEQGIKRINQADVQEVIYDFQTKTNL; encoded by the coding sequence ATGAAAAATTATATTTCCGTTGCATCGGCCGTCCTAGCGATCGGTCTGTTAGCATCCGGAGCTTGCAAAAAGCCTGCAGAAAAAGCAGAAACCGCGAGCGCAAAACAGAGCGAGCCCACGGCAGTCATCGTTTTCAGTATTGGAGAATCCAAAATCCAACATGCTGACCTGACGGAAGAGAAGGCAGGATTAGGAGCCTCTTTGAAATCAGGAGACAAGCTTGTTACCAAAGCAAAAGCGAAAGTGGATATCCAGTTCGCAGACGGATCCGCGATTCGGATTTCCGAAAACTCGCAACTCGAGTTCGCGACTCTCGCTTTAAATGCGAAAGGCAATACGGATACCCGCTTGGCCCTCGTTTCGGGAAAAGTGTTTGCAAAAGTCAACAAGGCTAGCAAGGACGATCAGTTCTCCGTAATCACTCCGACCGCGATCGCAGGCGTGCGTGGAACTTCTTTCTTGGTGGATCGCACCAAACCGGATAAATCCGTAATTAAAGTATTGGAAGGATCCGTAGCGGTTTCTCCTCGCGTAAAAGCCTTGGAAGGTCTGAGCGACGAAGAAATCGACGCGAATGCCGGCTTAAAGAAAGTGAAGGAATCTTTGGAAAAGGCTGAAATCGTTCTCGAAAAGAATGAATCCTCCCTTGTAAAAGCATCCGATAAGGCGTTCGGTACCAACGATACCGCTAAAGTGGCGGCTCTGGACAAAGACATTCCGAAAGCGGTCACCAAATTGAATGGAGCAGGGATTTCCAAATCCGAAGAGCAAGAGATCAATACGATCGTAACCGTGGACAAAGGAACTGCGGATAAGATCGTAAAATTGAACGAGGAAAACGCTTCCGGAAAACTGGACGAGAAGAGCGCAGCGGTCAATGAAGCCGAGCGTAAGAAAGTAGAGGAAGAGCTGGCAAAACGCCAAGAAGAAGAACTCAAACGCTTCAAAAACGTATTGGTTTCCGCTCCGAAAGACCTCAAAACCAAACAAGACCTCGTCAACTACTATGAGAAGTTGGAAAAAATCGTAATGGCAGACGGTACTTCCTTTATCGGAGCAATCGTCGATCAGCAAGGAAGCACGATGATCGTTCATACCGAGCAAGGTATCAAACGGATCAATCAGGCTGATGTGCAAGAGGTCATTTACGACTTCCAAACTAAGACCAATCTCTAA
- a CDS encoding DUF1574 domain-containing protein: MKRFYIYFPLLFLIVLFFADKIFTLDYFQDSFYQEGNPVYYAQRRSLFQRMLSDPKIKERKLAMAFGDSRAYAYSEKAFDEKIRKEWVLYNFAGPQAVPAYGFYWLRKTLESGVRPKAVFYVVSPEAFDDSKGLMYEPFLRLGADEDFIRRYWSRFSAGDKMDLIKEKLFVYRKVKPSFKLFWNRLLAGELDKYNPAFNDEKVLLDMTNGEQMAYATATNRPDKLAKDAIRLKSIYLSGFKVTDSQFYFVEEFLKLCDENGIAAYVIWPRVFDGYRKGYYELGLDRVWWPRIRELGRKYKARTVDMNVSNSCDKYYDASHQDIFCIVDQIRILMDDYYGTKPLP, from the coding sequence ATGAAACGTTTTTATATCTATTTCCCGCTCCTGTTTTTGATCGTTCTGTTTTTCGCGGATAAGATATTCACTTTAGATTATTTTCAGGACTCCTTTTACCAGGAAGGCAACCCGGTATATTATGCGCAGCGCCGGTCCCTATTTCAGAGAATGCTCTCCGATCCGAAAATCAAGGAAAGAAAGCTCGCCATGGCCTTCGGCGATTCCCGAGCTTACGCTTATTCCGAGAAAGCATTCGACGAAAAAATCCGGAAGGAATGGGTTCTCTATAATTTTGCCGGTCCGCAAGCCGTTCCTGCATACGGTTTTTATTGGCTTCGAAAAACCCTGGAATCCGGAGTTCGACCGAAAGCGGTTTTTTATGTGGTGAGTCCCGAGGCTTTCGACGATTCGAAAGGTCTGATGTACGAACCGTTTCTGAGATTGGGTGCGGACGAGGATTTCATTCGGAGGTACTGGAGTCGTTTTTCGGCCGGTGATAAAATGGATCTGATCAAGGAAAAACTTTTCGTATACCGGAAAGTAAAACCTAGCTTCAAACTTTTCTGGAATCGTCTATTGGCGGGAGAATTAGACAAATACAATCCCGCCTTTAACGACGAGAAAGTTCTCTTGGATATGACGAATGGGGAACAGATGGCCTATGCGACTGCGACGAATCGACCGGACAAACTCGCAAAAGACGCGATCCGATTGAAGAGCATTTATTTGTCCGGATTTAAGGTTACCGATTCCCAGTTCTATTTCGTGGAAGAGTTTCTCAAACTTTGCGATGAGAACGGAATTGCCGCCTATGTGATTTGGCCGAGAGTCTTTGACGGATATCGTAAAGGATATTATGAACTCGGCTTAGACCGGGTTTGGTGGCCTAGGATCCGGGAACTTGGAAGGAAATATAAGGCTCGTACTGTGGATATGAACGTTTCCAATTCCTGCGACAAGTATTACGATGCTTCCCACCAGGATATATTCTGTATCGTGGACCAGATCCGTATCCTGATGGACGACTATTACGGAACCAAGCCTCTTCCCTGA
- the ompL47 gene encoding multi-beta-barrel domain surface protein OmpL47 has product MKGLSQIRLVMACFILCSSTLFAQDSDSETKPTPKSQTQPTRQSTGSGKNTSANPAGKKTDSEEKTGTTADLYVNSKVAFELTSSDDASKVDFMEYKIGEEEFVTYTSPIFIANEGIVKVSYRAVDKVGNKENPKTLTVLVDNTPPNLKINPSHPVFSSRDQSYSSKDVTYTILATDNLAGIKEVKFSVNGGEFKTYDNQPIRLDKLGVNTLKYFATDKSNNTSQEGIFVVTTDFEKPVVSIQQNIPLVSVDSKLYTKKGNSFFLKGNDQFSGIKQLMVKVDGASEWSVYKDPISVTAPGQHTIEAKSVDNVGNESDPQKLTFTLDLTPPETKIRQVEVKSDATSPSSAKPAGK; this is encoded by the coding sequence ATGAAGGGACTTTCCCAGATCCGACTCGTAATGGCTTGTTTCATCCTATGTTCTTCGACGCTTTTTGCTCAGGACTCGGACTCGGAGACGAAGCCTACGCCGAAATCCCAGACGCAACCTACGAGACAGAGCACAGGCTCCGGAAAAAATACCTCCGCCAATCCCGCGGGCAAAAAAACGGATTCCGAAGAAAAAACGGGAACTACGGCGGATCTATACGTAAATTCTAAAGTGGCCTTTGAGCTTACTTCCTCGGATGACGCTTCCAAAGTGGATTTTATGGAGTATAAAATCGGGGAAGAGGAATTCGTAACGTATACTTCCCCCATTTTCATCGCGAACGAAGGGATCGTAAAAGTCAGTTACCGGGCAGTGGATAAGGTAGGCAATAAGGAGAACCCGAAAACCCTAACCGTTTTGGTGGACAATACTCCTCCGAATCTCAAGATCAACCCGAGTCATCCCGTTTTTTCCTCACGGGACCAAAGTTACTCCTCGAAAGACGTTACCTATACGATCCTAGCCACGGACAATCTTGCCGGTATTAAGGAAGTGAAGTTTTCCGTAAACGGCGGAGAGTTCAAGACTTACGATAACCAACCGATCCGATTGGACAAATTGGGTGTGAATACCCTAAAGTATTTTGCGACGGATAAATCCAATAATACGTCCCAAGAAGGGATATTCGTCGTAACGACTGACTTTGAAAAACCCGTCGTATCTATCCAGCAAAACATTCCTTTGGTTTCCGTGGATTCCAAATTGTACACGAAAAAAGGAAATTCCTTTTTTCTAAAAGGAAACGACCAGTTTTCCGGGATCAAACAACTGATGGTGAAGGTGGACGGAGCCTCGGAATGGTCCGTTTATAAGGATCCGATTTCGGTGACTGCTCCCGGGCAACATACGATAGAAGCCAAATCAGTGGATAACGTAGGAAACGAAAGTGATCCGCAAAAATTGACCTTCACACTGGATCTCACTCCTCCCGAAACGAAAATCCGGCAGGTAGAGGTGAAATCGGACGCAACTTCTCCTTCTAGCGCTAAGCCGGCGGGAAAATAA
- a CDS encoding pseudouridine synthase, producing MTGKQGRGEKGFSPPSDGIRINRFLADCGFGSRRKVEELVQSGKVSLNGKTVLDLSTRIRPETDEVFVGGKKAIHRTGSVFLALNKPPGYLCSHGDRFHNHTVFELLPAKFGHLAIAGRLDLDSRGLLLLSDDGEFVQRISHPSRSMEKEYEVIVSEPVSVSETIRTFQEGIHDEGEILKAESVVPAAKGSEVFQFRIVLKQGRKRQIRRMFAALGTRVQDLKRVRIGNLRLKDLGLQEGQYAELDPDHWRP from the coding sequence TTGACGGGAAAGCAGGGAAGAGGGGAGAAGGGTTTTTCCCCGCCTTCGGACGGGATTCGGATCAACCGTTTCCTGGCGGATTGCGGTTTCGGATCGCGGCGCAAGGTGGAAGAGCTAGTCCAATCCGGCAAAGTTTCCTTGAACGGTAAGACGGTACTGGATTTGAGTACTCGGATCCGTCCAGAAACCGACGAAGTGTTCGTGGGAGGAAAAAAGGCGATCCATAGAACCGGATCTGTTTTTCTTGCATTGAACAAGCCGCCCGGTTACCTTTGCTCTCACGGGGATCGATTCCACAATCATACGGTTTTCGAACTATTGCCCGCTAAATTCGGACATTTAGCGATTGCCGGCAGATTGGATTTGGATTCGAGGGGGCTATTGCTTCTTTCCGACGACGGGGAATTCGTTCAACGGATCAGTCATCCTTCCCGTTCCATGGAAAAGGAATACGAAGTAATCGTCAGCGAACCTGTTTCCGTATCCGAAACAATCCGAACGTTTCAAGAAGGAATCCATGACGAAGGAGAAATCCTAAAAGCGGAGTCGGTCGTACCCGCGGCCAAGGGATCGGAAGTCTTTCAATTCAGGATCGTATTGAAACAGGGTAGGAAAAGACAGATTCGCCGGATGTTTGCGGCTCTCGGTACGAGAGTGCAGGACCTCAAGAGAGTTCGCATCGGAAATCTAAGACTAAAAGACCTCGGGCTCCAAGAAGGGCAGTATGCAGAATTGGATCCCGATCATTGGAGACCATGA